In one window of Qipengyuania profundimaris DNA:
- a CDS encoding MFS transporter, protein MSQNDQAITPDSSPFRIANFRAYWLSRLSMTLAQYAMMLIIGWQTYNIARDGGLSVAESSGQLALIGLLQFLPLFVLTPFSGWAADHFDRRNIARLTMLAQLGCAGTLAFLTWHGDLSLAWLYGVAIVLGVVRAFNGPALSALAPNLVPKTILPNAIALSSIAWQVGMIVGPAIGGYTYAILPALPYLVAAGLFAVSITAISFIGKVPQPPREANKRPIHQMVEGLRYVVRNKMVLGAITLDLFAVFLAGATALFPVYARDILEVGETGLAQLAMAPAVGAALTALLFSFRPLKTNVGPKMLWAVAIFGVATIVFGLSTYMPLSLAMLFIVGAADMFSVYIRQSLIQLHTPDDKRGRVSSVSLLTISASNEFGDFFSGSLAFVFGPVIAVVGGGAGAIITVALWSKLFPVLRTTRTFDPPEELLEPTPEEKLKEQMP, encoded by the coding sequence GTGAGCCAGAACGACCAAGCAATAACCCCCGATAGCTCGCCCTTCCGGATCGCGAATTTCCGCGCTTACTGGCTGTCGCGCCTGAGCATGACGCTGGCGCAATATGCGATGATGCTGATCATCGGATGGCAGACCTATAATATCGCGCGCGACGGCGGGTTGAGCGTGGCGGAGTCCTCCGGCCAGCTTGCGCTGATCGGCCTGCTGCAATTTCTCCCGCTTTTCGTGCTTACGCCGTTTTCGGGCTGGGCCGCCGATCATTTCGACAGGCGCAATATCGCGCGTCTGACCATGCTGGCCCAGCTGGGATGCGCGGGAACTCTGGCGTTCCTGACGTGGCACGGCGATCTCTCGCTCGCCTGGCTCTATGGCGTCGCCATCGTCCTCGGCGTGGTGCGCGCGTTCAACGGCCCCGCCTTGTCGGCGCTGGCCCCGAACCTCGTGCCCAAGACGATCCTCCCGAATGCCATCGCCTTGTCGAGCATCGCGTGGCAGGTCGGCATGATCGTCGGCCCCGCGATTGGCGGCTATACCTATGCTATCCTCCCTGCCTTGCCCTACCTTGTGGCGGCCGGACTGTTCGCCGTGTCGATCACTGCGATTTCCTTCATCGGCAAGGTCCCGCAACCACCGCGCGAGGCGAACAAGCGACCGATCCACCAGATGGTCGAGGGGCTTCGCTATGTCGTACGCAACAAAATGGTGCTCGGCGCGATCACGCTCGACCTGTTCGCGGTGTTTCTGGCCGGGGCGACTGCGCTGTTCCCGGTCTATGCGCGCGATATTCTAGAGGTCGGCGAGACCGGCCTTGCCCAGCTCGCCATGGCTCCCGCCGTCGGGGCTGCGCTCACCGCGCTGCTGTTCTCCTTCCGCCCGCTGAAGACCAATGTCGGGCCGAAGATGCTGTGGGCCGTCGCAATCTTCGGTGTGGCGACCATCGTTTTCGGCCTGTCGACCTATATGCCGCTCAGCCTCGCCATGCTGTTCATCGTTGGCGCGGCGGACATGTTCAGCGTCTACATCCGCCAGTCGCTGATCCAGCTGCACACCCCTGACGACAAGCGTGGCCGGGTATCTTCGGTCAGCCTGCTGACGATCAGCGCCTCCAACGAATTCGGCGATTTCTTTTCCGGATCGCTCGCATTCGTGTTCGGCCCGGTGATCGCTGTTGTCGGCGGAGGCGCCGGTGCCATCATCACGGTGGCGCTGTGGAGCAAGCTGTTCCCGGTTCTGCGGACAACCCGGACCTTTGACCCGCCTGAAGAATTGCTAGAACCGACACCGGAAGAAAAGCTCAAGGAGCAGATGCCATGA
- a CDS encoding PilZ domain-containing protein yields the protein MSAGAQLSVTDQRRMARHPVDHPVIAEHFGKGDLRLHIANISANGFMVDNADGLSRGERVIIRLPVIGRIESYVIWTRDNRAGFQFERIIRVDDFLALIDELQPNPRLRKLR from the coding sequence ATGAGTGCCGGAGCACAATTGAGCGTAACCGACCAGCGGCGCATGGCACGCCATCCGGTCGATCACCCCGTCATTGCCGAACATTTCGGCAAGGGTGACCTGCGCCTCCACATCGCCAATATCTCGGCAAACGGCTTTATGGTCGACAATGCCGACGGGCTCAGCCGCGGCGAGCGGGTCATCATTCGCCTGCCGGTAATCGGACGGATCGAATCCTACGTGATCTGGACTCGCGACAATCGCGCCGGCTTCCAGTTCGAGCGGATCATCCGGGTGGACGATTTCCTCGCCCTGATCGACGAGCTTCAGCCGAACCCGCGCCTGCGCAAGCTGCGCTAA